A DNA window from Cutaneotrichosporon cavernicola HIS019 DNA, chromosome: 2 contains the following coding sequences:
- the FAP7 gene encoding uncharacterized protein (Broad-specificity nucleoside monophosphate (NMP) kinase that catalyzes the reversible transfer of the terminal phosphate group between nucleoside triphosphates and monophosphates. Has also ATPase activity. May be involved in rRNA maturation and transcription regulation) gives MTTHHPRRHPIILITGTPGTGKTLHSSLLSAESDGELVHLNIGDIVKLHGLHEGWDDEWQSYTVDEDRLLDHLEEIVNPSLGPAATGFIIDHHDPGLFPERWIDLAVVLTCDNKVLYERLEARNYPQNKITENVTAEIMMTCANETRENYDENIVVELQSDGSGGENEVEDNVHRITQWVTQWTNDREAGVHDA, from the exons ATGACGACGCACCACCCGCGCCGACaccccatcatcctcatcacAGGTACGCCTGGGACGGGAAAGACCCTTCACTCGAGTCTTCTGTcggccgagagcgacggcgagctcgtccaccTCAACATTGGAGACATTGTAAAGTTGCACGGACTGCACGAGGGctgggacgacgagtggcAGAGCTACAcagtcgacgaggaccgACTGCTCGACCATCTCGAGGAGATTGTTAACCCGTCGTTGGGGCCCGCCGCGACTG gctTCATTATCGACCACCACGACCCAGGGCTGTTTCCCGAGCGCTGGATCGACCTGGCTGTCGTTCTGACCTGTGACAACAAGGTGCTGTATGAGCGCCTGGAGGCTCG CAACTATCCCCAGAATAAGATCACGGAGAACGTCACAGCAGAGATCATGATGACCTGTGCCAACGAGACGCGCGAGAACTACGACGAGAacattgtcgtcgagctgcagAGCGATGGGTccggcggcgagaacgaggtcgaggacaacgTGCACCGCATCACGCAGTGGGTGACGCAGTGGACCAACGACCGCGAGGCGGGCGTGCACGACGCTTAG
- the NTF2 gene encoding uncharacterized protein (Nuclear transport factor 2): MADINSVAKAFTDFYYPAFDNDRASLQALYREQSMLTWEQEQIMGASNIIEKLKNLPFQKVVHRVVTVDAQPASASVASLVVLVTGQLLVDDGTNVLQFSQMFQLIPDNGTYYVQNDVFRLVYG, encoded by the exons ATGGCAGACATCAACTCGGTAGCCAAGGCA TTCACCG ACTTCTACTACCCCGCTTTCGACAATGACCGGGCAAGCCTCCAAGCGCTCTAC CGCGAGCAATCGATGCTCACTtgggagcaggagcagaTCATGGGCGCCAGCAACATCATTGAGAAGCTCAAG AACCTCCCATTCCAAAAGGTGGTCCACCGTGTCGTGACCGTCGACGCCCAACCGGCATCTGCCAGCGTCGCATCCCTTgttgtcctcgtcaccggccagctcctcgtcgacgatggcACCAACGTCCTCCAGTTCTCGCAGATGTTCCAG CTCATCCCCGACAATGGCACCTACTACGTACAGAACGACGTCTTCCGTCT CGTCTACGGCTAA
- a CDS encoding uncharacterized protein (BUD22), with protein sequence MTETDPKPEVQKKRKRTGKEREERKRSAIQAKLEAEAAAAGEGQDEPVEAPEPEEGLVDKVEEEGNTVDFDKIAKRIPAGLKKLHPVFKQARKEETMRLIKKIRFMKTKSEDVSELEAQLNLLSAVQLHALATTHLRQKVKKHHKLKRVALPSSIIEALPVNPSVASSSSTATPDVIAKVENRLCSSKQVADAIKPVVLWVLCEPGATLKVTKGKGVNTKTKRAKVESESEDESEDERIFAGPVEGLDSDDEAVMEDRAADEAGWESGSVGDSDGEDSDPDSEGGIIAPQSDSESESKAPPKKKVKAPEPKPTRKEKKGKADGSSSMFLPSLAEGFAAGDGDSDPDMDYDEDGIIGNKKAVRKNRRGQRARQAIWEKKYGKGAKHVVKAKEEEEKRMRGPQGQRRDQGWGGRDSEAQTAHAAKPAPRTAAPRTAAPKPQAESLHPSWEAARLRKQRAVDKDAPKATKIVFD encoded by the exons ATGACCGAGACGGACCCCAAGCCCGAGGTgcagaagaagcgcaagcgaACAGGAAAGGAGCGTGAGGAGCGCAAACGCTCCGCTATTCAG GCTAagctcgaggctgaggctgcggccgcTGGGGAAGGTCAGGATGAACCTGTCGAGGCTCCCGAACCCGAGGAGGGACTAGTGGAcaaggttgaggaggagggaaaCACGGTTGACTTTGACAAGATTGCCAAGCGTATC CCGGCAGGTCTGAAGAAGCTTCACCCCGTATTCAAGCAGGCCAGGAAGGAAGAAACGATGCGTCTGATCAAGAAGATCCGCTTCATGAA GACCAAGTCTGAGGATGTGTCAGAGCTCGAGGCACAGCTCAACCTCCTATCCGCGGTTCAGCTTCACGCGCTAGCGACGACGCACCTCCGCCAGAAGGTCAAGAAACACcacaagctcaagcgcgTTGCGCTGCCCTCGTCCATCATCGAGGCTCTCCCTGTGAACCCGAGCGTGGCGTCTTCGTCGTCCACCGCGACGCCGGACGTGatcgccaaggtcgagaacCGGCTATGCTCGTCAAAGCAGGTTGCGGACGCGATCAAACCCGTCGTCCTATGGGTCCTATGCGAACCTGGAGCCACACTCAAAGTGAcaaagggcaagggcgtCAACACCAAGACCAAGCgggccaaggtcgagtCTGAGTCGGAGgatgagagcgaggacgagcgcatCTTCGCCGGACCTGTGGAGGGCCtggacagcgacgacgaggcggtgatGGAGGACAGAgcggcggacgaggcgggaTGGGAGTCTGGTTCGGTGGGGGACAGCGATGGGGAAGACTCGGACCCTGATTCTGAGGGTGGGATTATCGCGCCGCAATCTGACTCTGAGTCGGAGTCAAAAGCGccgccgaagaagaaggtcaaggcgCCCGAACCTAAGCCTACACGGAAGGAGAAAAAGGGTAAGGCCGacggctcgtcgtccatgttCCTCCCGTCGCTGGCGGAGGGCTTTGCTGCGGGCGACGGCGATTCGGACCCAGACATGGActacgacgaggatgggaTCATCGGGAACAAGAAGGCGGTGCGCAAGAACCGCCGCGGACAACGTGCGCGCCAGGC gaTCTGGGAGAAGAAGTACGGCAAGGGCGCCAAGCACGTCGTCAAggcgaaggaggaggaggagaagaggatgcGCGGACCACAGGGCCAGAGGCGCGACCAAGGTTGGGGCGGGCGCGACTCCGAGGCCCAAACTGCGCACGCTGCCAagccggcgccgaggaccgccgcgccgaggaccgCCGCGCCCAAGCCGCAGGCGGAAAGCCTCCATCCGTCTtgggaggcggcgaggctgCGCAAGCAGCGTGCGGTGGACAAGGATGCTCCCAAGGCCACCAAGATTGTGTTCGACTAG
- the NUP170 gene encoding uncharacterized protein (Nup133 N terminal like), whose translation MRGASASATRAQWAGYEAPDEKEDEWPIVSLPSEMIHEYGSRRVFDFSLDADRAILGFRPLPREEADSLSEEMEGVIGRLANPERLSKETLSFFSRTSELHTYDSIESMSLPASSPSPPDTPLPGTPSRTRAATPNLANDLFAAYMYDSPVVEKTIKSTDMARHTHPLTPPSFPTSIPKLSQASSLYSSPVAHDLPLTPSSPTSLTLGELLSHVASEEDSSQPPSEVEISSQANVAEIYHELAPEALPHSPNPDTGASTLSDCDSPTWEGTPTKPSLASKSYDSPRAPPSTTEAVPQSATEAGSLDATDDGVPPSSNNVSRQASSEVSRASRLAHESPVWSQTDSSPGRSALGADATQNAEPNPTDHMSTPLSDPSTEDIANTLVVVTSPASVVKTLSPGKSESVWPDINGTAESILSEDQEFSDVEAMAGETQSSSALARSQSEVSVPSTTLPEADGITDEPVTPVAVADDALDTRDNHDIMSAASPAEENLSTESSSKDELGANMVSSAAFAAPAPHEAEAGLPLYATTDAADGTCFDSHTAHTPGSPRTSLEQSQSIPHDRADLTPLPVQHAIENEEVSGDSLRRHSDDRVGMSAHMPPIEAAAWSQPVLDEGSDQPQEVELADTSPQPVPSSPPSTTTDVEPPQTSSREEWTVPQVLIDISDDSGGGPVSDESGEPACGDRALSLHRSVKDADSDRVIPTQRCAQPVVPLPADSPRSSRRRSVTSFQANCHAPTPASSEASRPSPVDAGCRIDDSAATAIPGPITSEDSQSVTSNVDNNSSDPPTDFNIRTPLSAANSSSALSPPGPKSVRMAPEVEGSPDSALSHVIEPVVPARNESAPSEPSSPVPSAAETPRSIDSPEPGVWVPSVPMERLLNYKDNNVRHSLSDAPSSPTPSELYTQASSQGGWAGRALQFQSQGLHLPPKQQPNDLSRQPGPTVPRPKAFNRGDPEYALRKPANSVFQQLAFAMPGSSRLVSNISAIRHTVDTLADPDSPLSSYQPTYSEKWYSLTSPQPPQRHSLGIEINECTLSQPASPAPEVTESLAVGGGDATEEAEADSPVLTLDTQASSKGYPIRGKRGKFTNVSKRKRAATTSDVPLLIKEGQEVSEMPEGTEELDGVELVVASPPSKPELEQHGEHVDPSIPISSRSTRSSQGKRKLWSQKLEGLPPSGRAKTLSEATASKAGSQALMGKNRNARTRLQTAATSANPDPDEEMATAAHFADEDTTKEVAPTAQLRVQEKSITTNRLWSEEEIQFCADFWFKSQANNPEQNPGQGAGLLCVEAMKQAGYTRSLKGVLSRFARFARETPGTSGHEHSTVLGDDLAPATMSYNNNIFGAHAQPQQQLYPALPQQPHTHTFPHLHNPFQHAPTHPPTTPGAPMVPLGATGSLAAPGQAGPVAAPPPFGTGSAQTVPYGGGGYTDSAYRQPYGFSYTVTASRVQAPQAIEEPAKDEDAVYGPLGRARGKIDRAMVSDNEISLDLVDKLAQPTSDLYVPPPSTSSAFNNAKLVKNVPLPDALHQELQYKHTTANMGLFEEIERAWFTVDNKLFLWDYTDGRDFSRYDQQDTTIHAVGIVRARKDVFVDDIHYLLVICTASKATLLGLSRSPKGELSLYATNMSVELPTTMTCIRGIDSGRIFLLGVNKDIYELEYSISSGWLSSGSKIWLTNRSSGYLSTWVPSVLQGANREGVESFVVDPQQGRLYALHTKGQIEWIDVSGNKFESRSRFNILREHFMRARLTGALGKDGAEVVAIAPVPANESKKAVVVAIAASGARAYLGTSGYYFGGAGGAFQIIATRPPPPDVTKVLPPSFYSSGTLLSVQSNTGAATASSIVTFTTPAVGRQSAMRENYDNYQAPALQEWFSNILIPASVWTIAEVASTNPIRASAALRRDDGIDLSELAREATIGARQFLVLTNSGLFRIEQSRPIDMLEDDLELEKEQAVNVSREAFGRVQLSAMAVLMGTSGQKRQIADIVSAAVNILIVAEPPILQTSTTGTRSIIYSPRHDGLAATLARFLRPIWKAKVVAAAAGPVRFKLGVSDKELLAVQSNLGDLHRFLENHPFPRHQAEGDGKRAWDVEEASTEGLKLLLKQAIEAISFVLLLADYKLPDVIAKCDPATQGTLTSLSFEGLLTSQGGRDVARALVTALIELQIGQELGIDNLSAILQQRCGTFVQPGDVVLYKAEESLRRAESTRDAVERAENIAESLRLFNRAAGSAPRSVYPRLPDATRRYRALNDVRGTIELPLRVATELDPQDKAGDYVRDGRNPGDPRIGFLEERQECYKLVVEVLGSYDEALNKAAAAGPVQAAGAVRIRDEAYGLAISSDDELFHFYLYDWISALGRADQLLDFETPFIEAYLRATTSNVPGRRDLLWKYYARREEFLPAAKALADMASRPSDMSLQDRVYYLAQAVTNAKSAASLGADDVEFTTGLQERIDVAHVQLEVVRAVEGHDDMSPAERGDALAALNEDLLSLDDLYQNFARPLRLYEAILLILRTSDTRVEDVVAAVWTELLKNPHPAEVVTDLCRKFYPSEGAPPDIVLPIVYGYASEVGGEPGWATRALLAGGVTSRDVWDSVLALYDESPSEFYAEEAAVILQRWLDTPRPQQDLPAAEIENFAAKYILRTQGQSLDARRAATRKVMQSAKAATGRF comes from the exons ATGAGAGGCGCGTCCgccagcgcgacgcgcgctcAATGGGCCGGCTACGAAGCGCCTGACGAAaaggaggacgagtggcCTATCGTCTCTTTACCCTCGGAGATGATCCACGAGTACGGTTCACGACGCGTCTTTGACTTCTCCCTGGACGCTGACCGTGCGATACTCGGCTTCCGGCCTCTGCCTCGGGAGGAAGCTGACTCACTCTCTGAAGAGATGGAGGGCGTGATCGGTCGCCTGGCCAACCCCGAGCGTTTG AGCAAGGAGACCTTAAGTTTCTTCTCCAGAACCAGCGAGCTTCACACGTATGACAGCATCGAGTCTATGAGTCTTCCAGCCAGCTCGCCTTCACCGCCGGACACGCCTTTACCAGGCACACCGTCACGGACGCGCGCCGCTACCCCAAACCTCGCCAATGACCTCTTCGCGGCGTACATGTACGACTCGCCGGTGGTAGAGAAGACGATCAAGTCTACTGACATGGCCCGCCACACCCATCCTCTCactccaccttccttccctaCCTCCATTCCCAAACTCTCTCAGGCCTCCAGCCTATACTCAAGTCCTGTTGCCCACGATCTCCCCTTGactccttcctcccccacGTCTCTGACTCTGGGGGAGCTGCTATCACATGTCGCCTCTGAGGAGGACTCGTCGCAACCCCCGTCTGAAGTCGAGATATCTTCCCAGGCGAATGTGGCTGAGATCTATCACGAGCTCGCTCCCGAAGCACTGCCGCATTCGCCGAATCCAGACACCGGAGCGTCCACTTTGTCAGACTGCGACTCTCCTACATGGGAGGGGACCCCCACCAAACCGTCGCTCGCATCCAAGAGTTATGATTCACCCAGGGCTCCACCATCGACAACTGAGGCGGTCCCCCAATCGGCCACTGAAGCTGGCTCGCTGGATGCCACCGACGATGGCGTGCCCCCAAGCTCCAATAACGTCTCCCGCCAGGCTTCCTCAGAAGTGTCCCGAGCTTCAAGACTAGCCCATGAATCTCCGGTCTGGTCGCAGACCGACTCGTCGCCAGGAAGATCTGCACTCGGTGCCGACGCCACCCAGAACGCTGAACCTAATCCCACCGACCACATGTCGACGCCTCTCTCGGATCCCTCTACGGAGGACATCGCCAACACTCTAGTGGTGGTCACCAGCCCAGCTTCTGTCGTCAAAACACTTTCGCCTGGGAAGTCGGAATCTGTCTGGCCAGATATCAATGGCACCGCAGAGAGCATCCTGTCAGAGGATCAGGAGTTCTCCGACGTCGAAGCCATGGCAGGTGAGACACAGTCTTCCTCGGCCCTGGCTCGCTCGCAAAGCGAAGTGTCCGTTCCATCTACGACTCTGCCTGAGGCCGACGGCATCACTGACGAACCTGTCACTCCCGTCGCTGTTGCAGATGATGCCCTGGACACTCGCGACAACCATGACATTATGTCCGCGGCGTCGCCCGCGGAAGAGAACTTGTCGACAGAGTCCTCTTCGAAagatgagctcggcgccaacATGGTATCCAGTGCCGCGTTtgctgcgccggcgccacaCGAGGCTGAAGCGGGGTTACCCCTCTACGCCACCACTGATGCCGCCGACGGGACCTGTTTCGACAGCCACACCGCTCATACGCCCGGCAGCCCCCGAACCTCGTTGGAGCAGAGTCAATCGATACCTCATGATCGCGCAGACCTTACCCCACTCCCTGTTCAACACGCGATTGAGAACGAGGAGGTTTCCGGGGACTCACTCCGTCGTCACAGCGACGATAGAGTTGGTATGTCTGCCCACATGCCTCCCATAGAGGCGGCCGCTTGGTCTCAGCCTGTCCTGGACGAGGGCTCTGACCAACCGCAAGAGGTAGAACTCGCGGACACCTCTCCACAACCGGTACCCTCTTCACCACCCTCCACTACGACCGATGTCGAGCCACCACAGACCTCTTCGCGGGAAGAGTGGACAGTTCCCCAGGTCCTGATCGACATATCCGATGATAGCGGAGGTGGTCCCGTTTCCGACGAGAGTGGCGAACCAGCCTGCGGTGACAGAGCACTGAGTCTCCACCGCTCAGTCAAGGACGCCGATAGCGACCGCGTAATCCCCACCCAAAGGTGTGCACAACCGGTCGTTCCTCTTCCAGCCGATAGTCCCCGCTCTTCGCGGCGCCGTAGCGTGACCTCCTTTCAAGCCAACTGCCACGCCCCTACCCCGGCAAGCTCTGAGGCTTCGAGACCCTCTCCTGTCGACGCTGGCTGCCGTATAGACGACTCAGCTGCTACAGCTATCCCCGGCCCCATTACGAGTGAGGACTCTCAGTCCGTTACGTCGAATGTGGACAACAATTCGTCGGATCCTCCAACTGACTTCAATATCAGGACGCCACTGTCTGCAGCCAACTCCTCATCAGCCTTGTCCCCACCCGGTCCCAAATCTGTGCGCATGGCACCTGAGGTGGAAGGCAGTCCCGACTCAGCTTTGTCGCACGTCATTGAACCAGTGGTTCCTGCCAGAAACGAGTCAGCGCCCAGCGAACCATCATCACCTGTCCCATCGGCCGCCGAGACTCCCCGCTCAATCGACTCGCCTGAACCAGGAGTATGGGTGCCGTCTGTCCCGATGGAGCGCCTCCTGAACTACAAGGACAACAACGTTCGCCACTCTCTGTCGGACGCACCCAGCAGTCCGACCCCCTCAGAACTTTACACGCAGGCGTCGTCACAGGGCGGCTGGGCTGGCCGGGCTCTCCAGTTCCAATCCCAGGGTCTTCACCTCCCCCCAAAGCAGCAACCCAACGACTTGTCGCGACAGCCGGGTCCCACCGTCCCCAGGCCTAAGGCTTTCAACCGTGGAGACCCAGAGTACGCTCTCCGCAAGCCAGCCAATTCGGTATTCCAACAACTCGCATTCGCCATGCCCGGCTCATCACGCCTGGTCTCAAACATTTCGGCTATACGGCACACGGTTGATACCCTGGCCGACCCCGATTCCCCACTCTCATCTTACCAACCAACATACTCAGAGAAGTGGTACTCGCTCACATCACCACAACCGCCTCAGCGGCACTCCCTTGGGATCGAGATTAATGAATGTACGCTCTCCCAACCAGCCAGTCCCGCACCAGAGGTGACCGAAAGTCTGGCAGTTGGCGGAGGAGATGCCACAGAGGAAGCGGAGGCTGACAGTCCCGTTCTAACATTGGACACGCAGGCCAGTTCCAAGGGTTATCCTATCCG GGGTAAGCGCGGCAAGTTCACCAACGTCTCAAAGCGTAAGAGGGCGGCAACGACCAGCGATGTCCCTCTTCTCATCAAGGAAGGGCAGGAGGTGTCCGAGATGCCGGAGGGGACTGAAGAGCTCGATGGTGTTGAACTGGTGGTTGCAAGTCCTCCGTCGAAGC CGGAGCTGGAGCAACACGGAGAGCACGTTGATCCCAGCATCCCGATTTCAAGCCGGTCCACAAGGTCATCGCAGGGCAAGCGCAAACTGTGGTCCCAAAAGCTCGAAGGTCTACCACCCAGTGGCCGTGCTAAGACGTTGTCCGAGGCCACAGCTTCGAAAGCTGGGTCACAAGCCCTCATG GGGAAGAACAGGAACGCCCGTACCCGACTGCAGACAGCCGCTACATCCGCCAACCCAGaccccgacgaggagatggcaACCGCAGCCCACTTTGCGGATGAAGACACCACCAAAGAAGTCGCACCAACGGCCCAGTTGAGGGTTCAGGAAAAGTCCATTACCACCAACCGGCTTTGgtcggaggaggagattCAGTTCTGTGCCGATTTCTGGTTTAAATCCCAGGCCAACAACCCCGAACAGAACCCAGGCCAGGGGGCTGGATTACTCTGCGTTGAGGCTATGAAGCAGGCAGGCTACACGCGGAGTTTAAAAGGCGTGCTTTCGCGATTCGCGCGGTTCGCGCG GGAAACGCCTGGAACCTCTGGGCACGAACACTCGACTGTTCTTGGCGACGATCTGGCGCCGGCGACCATGTCGTACAACAATAACATCttcggcgcgcacgcgcagccgcagcagcagctgTACCCCGCTCTGCCACAGCAGCCGCACACAcacaccttccctcacctCCACAACCCGTTCCAGCATGCGCCAACGCACCCTCCCACGACACCAGGAGCGCCTATGGTGCCGCTTGGCGCGACTGGCTCCTTGGCAGCGCCTGGACAAGCAGGGCCAGTCgccgccccgccccccTTCGGAACGGGGAGTGCGCAGACAGTCCCGTACGGCGGTGGCGGATACACCGATAGCGCATACAGGCAGCCGTACGGTTTCAGCTACACTGTCACGGCGAGCCGGGTGCAGGCGCCCCAGGCAATCGAAGAACCTGCaaaggacgaggacgcagTGTATGGTCCCCTTGGACGGGCGCGGGGCAAGATTGATCGCGCGATGGTGTCAGACAACGAGATCTcactcgacctcgttgACAAACTTGCGCAGC CAACCAGCGACCTCTatgttcctcctccttcaacctcctccgcgtTCAACAATGCGAAGCTCGTCAAGAACGTCCCCCTGCCTGACGCGCTGCACCAGGAGCTTCAAT ACAAGCACACGACCGCGAACATGGGTCTGTtcgaggagattgagcgcGCATGGTTTACAGTCGACAACAAACTGTTCCTGTGGGACTACACCGACGGGCGCGACTTCAGCCGCTACGACCAACAGGACACGACCATCCACGCGGTGGGCATTGTGCGCGCGCGTAAGGACGTGTTTGTGGACGACATCCATTATCTTCTCGTCATCTGCACGGCGTCCAAGGCTACCCTACTCGGTCTGTCGCGCTCTCCCAAGGGCGAGCTGTCGCTGTACGCAACCAACATGTCGGTCGAGCTGCCGACGACCATGACGTGCATCCGCGGCATCGACTCTGGGCGCATCTTCCTTCTTGGCGTCAACAAGGACATTTATGAGCTGGAGTACTCGATAAGCAGCGGTTGGCTGAGCAGCGGCTCCAAAATCTGGCTCACCAACCGCTCTAGCGGCTACCTGAGCACATGGGTGCCGAGTGTACTGCAGGGCGCGAACCGCGAGGGTGTCGAGAgcttcgtcgtcgatccGCAACAGGGCAGGCTGTATGCGCTGCACACGAAGGGCCAGATTGAGTGGATTGACGTCTCCGGCAACAAGTTCGAGTCACGGTCGCGGTTTAACATCCTGCGTGAGCACTTTatgcgcgcgcgcctcacTGGGGCGCTGGGGAAAGACGGCGCAGAGGTCGTGGCGATCGCACCCGTGCCAGCGAACGAGAGCAAGAAGGCGGTGGTCGTGGCGATCGCCGCGAGCGGTGCGCGGGCATACCTCGGTACTTCTGGATATTATTTtggcggcgccggcggcgcgttCCAGATCATCGCGACGCGTCCTCCCCCACCAGACGTTACCAAAGTCCTTCCTCCGTCGTTCTACTCGTCCGGCACCTTGCTCTCGGTCCAGTCCAACACTGGGGCGGCTACTGCATCGTCCATCGTCACCTTCACCACGCCAGCGGTTGGTCGGCAGTCGGCTATGCGGGAGAACTACGACAACTACCAAGCGCCTGCGCTGCAAGAGTGGTTCTCGAATATCTTGATTCCTGCGTCGGTCTGGACAATCGCCGAGGTTGCATCCACAAACCCGATACGCGCGTCCGCTGCACTTAGAAGAGACGACGGCATCGATCTTTCcgagcttgcgcgcgaggcgaccatcggcgcgcgccagttcctcgtcctcacgAACTCAGGCCTCTTCCGGATCGAGCAGTCCCGACCCATAGACATgctggaggacgacctcgagctggagaaggagcaggCGGTCAACGTGTCTCGCGAGGCCTTCGGCCGCGTGCAGCTCTCTGCGATGGCTGTGCTCATGGGCACGTCGGGCCAGAAGCGGCAGATTGCCGACATTGTGTCGGCTGCTGTGAACATCCTCATTGTTGCCGAGCCACCCATCCTCCAGACCTCCACCACTGGCACTCGATCCATCATTTACTCGCCCCGCCACGACGGTCTCGCTGCGACGCTGGCACGCTTCCTCCGGCCGATCTGGAAGGCAAAGGTCGTTGCGGCTGCCGCCGGTCCTGTGCGCTTCAAGCTCGGCGTGAGCGACAAGGAGCTGCTGGCCGTCCAGAGCAACCTTGGAGACTTGCACCGTTTCCTCGAGAACCACCCCTTCCCGCGACACCAGGCAGAAGGTGACGGCAAGCGTGCATgggacgttgaggaggcgTCGACTGAAGGTCTCAAGCTGCTCCTCAAGCAGGCGATCGAGGCGATCTCgttcgtcctcctcctcgccgactaCAAGTTGCCAGACGTCATTGCGAAGTGCGACCCAGCGACGCAGGGGACGCTCACGAGCCTCTCGTTCGAGGGCCTCCTGACCAGCCAGGGCGGGCGTGACGTTGCCCGCGCTCTCGTCACCGCCTTGATCGAGCTGCAGATTGGTCAGGAATTGGGC atcGACAACCTCAGCGCGATCCTCCAGCAGCGCTGCGGCACGTTCGTGCAACCTGGCGATGTCGTGCTATACAAGGCGGAGGAAAGTCTGCGGCGTGCCGAGAGCACacgcgacgcggtcgagcggGCGGAGAACATTGCCGAGTCACTCCGACTTTTCAACCGCGCAGCAGGCAGCGCTCCTCGCAGCGTGTACCCCCGCCTGCCCGACGCGACCCGGAGGTACCGTGCACTCAACGACGTGCGCGGCACGATCGAGCTTCCGCTCCGCGTCGcgaccgagctcgacccACAGGACAAGGCTGGCGACTACGTGCGCGACGGGCGCAACCCAGGCGACCCCCGCATCGGCTTCCTCGAGGAACGGCAGGAATGCtacaagctcgtcgtcgaagTTCTCGGCAGCTACGACGAAGCACTGAAcaaggcggcggccgcggggCCTGTACAGG ccgCGGGCGCTGTTCGCAtccgcgacgaggcgtaCGGGCTCGCGATCAGCTCGGATGACGAGCTCTTCCACTTCTATCTGTACGACTGGATCTCGGCACTTGGCCGTGCGGACCAGCTTCTTGAC TTCGAGACACCCTTCATCGAGGCCTACCTTCGCGCTACGACGTCGAACGTTCCGGGCCGCCGCGACTTGTTGTGGAAGTACTacgcgcggcgcgaggagTTCTTGCccgcggccaaggcgtTGGCGGACATGGCTTCGCGCCCGTCCGACATGTCGTTACAGGACCGCGTGTACTACCTCGCGCAGGCAGTCACGAACGCCAAGAGCGCTGCTTCGCTGGGCGCTGACGACGTTGAGTTCACGACTGGCCTCCAAGAACgcatcgacgtcgcgcacgTTCAACTGGAGGTCGtgcgcgcggtcgagggACACGACGACATGAGCCCAGCCGAGAGGGGagacgcgctcgccgcacTCAACGAGGACCTGTTGTCCCTCGATGACCTGTACCAGAACTTTGCCCGTCCGCTGCGGCTGTACGAGGCGATCCTGCTAATCCTGCGCACCTCCGAcacgcgcgtcgaggacgttgtCGCTGCCGTGTGGACCGAGCTCCTCAAAAACCCACATCCTGCCGAGGTTGTCACCGACCTGTGCCGCAAGTTCTACCCGTCCGAGGGCGCGCCACCCGACATCGTCCTCCCCATCGTGTACGGGTACGCTtccgaggtcggcggcgagccTGGCTGGGCCACGCgtgctctcctcgccggtGGCGTTACTTCCCGCGACGTGTGGGACTCCGTGCTCGCACTGTATGACGAGAGCCCGTCCGAGTTCtacgccgaggaggccgcggTCATCCTCCAGCGGTGGCTCGACACGCCGCGCCCCCAGCAGGACCTGCCGGcggccgagatcgagaacTTTGCTGCAAAGTACATCCTCCGTACACAGGGCCAGAGCCTCgacgcccgccgcgccgccacgcgCAAGGTCATGCAGTCGGCCAAGGCTGCTACGGGGCGATTCTAG